Proteins found in one Candidatus Polarisedimenticolia bacterium genomic segment:
- the rpsT gene encoding 30S ribosomal protein S20 — MARIQSAVKNIRKSRKRNAVNTARRSQLRSQLRKLRGLLAQKDAGAARRELTRTLSILDRSVSRGILHRNTAARHKSRLTRQVNALGVR, encoded by the coding sequence TGGCACGCATCCAGTCCGCCGTCAAGAACATCCGCAAGAGCAGGAAGCGCAATGCCGTCAATACCGCGCGCCGCAGCCAGCTGCGCTCGCAGCTGCGGAAGCTCAGGGGTCTCCTCGCCCAGAAGGACGCCGGCGCGGCGCGGCGCGAGCTCACCAGGACCCTGTCGATCCTGGACCGCTCCGTCAGCAGGGGTATCCTGCACCGCAACACGGCGGCGCGGCACAAGTCGCGCCTGACGCGCCAGGTCAACGCTCTGGGCGTCCGCTGA